The following DNA comes from Lepeophtheirus salmonis chromosome 11, UVic_Lsal_1.4, whole genome shotgun sequence.
CAATTGTCCTGTTGGTCAAACTCTGGTATGATAGTAGGTCTATTATTCTTGATTCCATTTTGAGCGTCTAACTTCCAGATAATAAGAGAGAACCCAGatagaatgaatatatttttggagttgATCTTGAGGTCGTATGGAAATCCGGTTTCATTAATGTTGATTTCTGACAATATGAACTCCGTTTCAACATTCCATAAATATAGTTTCTGTCTTCGAACATCCGCAGCACCAAGTAGCTTGTCCTTTAAATGAATTTGACATCCCTTTGTGAGCACATAGTCTGGGAAAACGCCGTCAAAGGGTTGCAATAAAACAGTCATACATTTGGATAAATCGTTCAAATTCCTTGATTCTACGGAGGAGTCGTTTAGGGACAAAAATGCCTTTTCTTTATAGATAACAAAGGATGTAACACGTCTCTGTGGAAAGTCAATATTACTAACGACACCAATCAAGTCTGAACGAACGACATTTGCTTGTAGTGAGTCTGAATGAAGTAAATGTTGAGTCTTATAAAAGAGTTTATGTATTAACTCCATGGAAGCGGTCTCATAACTCCAGCCCTCATCCTTAAACTTTCTACCCAGATTATAGTCTCTGAGTGAGATGTCACGAAGGAAACGATTATACAAGCACGTAATTACTCTATGAATAGAATCGGATTGGTAATTATAAGCCAGATTCAGATTCACAAGACTTTCTTCATTGAGATgagtaaatattttgtgaagGATTTCTTCTGGAAGGTCTTCTAGGAGCATTGTGACCAATCAATAAAAtgcaatacatatgtatatatcaatatgtgAAGGAGATAATTAGGACGTGTAGGAACGCTGTGTGCATTATAGACCATCAGACTTGATTTCCATTACTAAGGTACATTACTGAAAAAGAGAAGTAAAGTATACAATTAAAAACCAAGAGAGATggaatgattattaattataatttattcgatggaatatatttgtatggATAAAGGATGAgtctctttatttattattatttatggaacgttcaaataaatggatattttatctACAATTCCGTGTTGAAGACTCAACAACTATTAATAACCCTCATCCGATTGCTCAATTTTATAATCAGGGTACTTGACTTGTAGGAGCTCCACTGCCTTGGAGTGATCCGCTTTTCCGTAGGCGACAGAATAACCATAGACTTTAAGATACTTGTCCTTAGGAGTGTGAATGATTCTACCACCGCCTAGACATTGAGCATCCAGCCCCTGGTCACGGATCTCCTTTTCCTCGCACTCTTCATAAATATCCGCATGATACTCTGCACGCGAATATCCCCGAACAAGGAGCTGTATAAAAAATGAGACCTAGTTGAGATTCATGGACAAGGGAACTTTCTCACCTTTGACACTTCAGTTTGAATGTTGTTGGGATCTCCGTCATTGGCATAGGCTTCAATAAGAACATACTTAAAAACACCCTGGGCCTCAATGTCCACTGGAGATAAGGTCTCTAGTTTGTCCGCTTGGGTAGGAGATGACATGGGAAAAGTTGGCCTCAAGTGACTTGGAAGTGGATCATGAAGCAGAGCGGAGTTGATAACTTAAACAGACACTATCGTAAGtaagttacaaaaaatcaaaaatgactttcaaTAGCTTCCTACAAAGTATATTatgtgtaaaattttattaacaacaaTATGACTTATATTCGTTGGATACGCACCgagttattttacttattttcccCAAGACcaaaattttcttctttcttcctcctcaaaaaatgacgtcaattcttcttaataatattaGGTTTATaaacgcaacctttcattaaatttaaatgttttaaatcaaattataaactaatacatattttatttaatataagtaaataaaatatagttggtaataatcattttaaattataatttaaaaaaatagaacatacAAACACACTCCCTCATAGTATGCATGGATTACTTAACtttattaatgttaaataatCCATGTtgtattgaatgtttttttttatgtagaagaCGTCATGACGTTTTTTATCATATTCTGTTTATCAGTTATTGTGCTTAGGCAGGGAGCGCCTCCCTGGCTTAGGAAACGAAATTCCACCAGTCCAATAGTGCTTATATCAgtggatataattttatgaaataatgcacgttgataaataaaagtttatcgAATTTTGCTAGTAGTTGAGCGGATATGTCTGGAAGTTGACgaaaatgaacataaatttaaaaaagtgaatattgaatgtattagagccattaaaaatgactttttcctaCACAGAGTTATAAATGCCAAAATAACTTATTCGTAGCCATAGATATCCTCTATGTCTCATAGTCAAGAAacggaatattttatttattaaaaactataatgttGATATCAGCTAAaagaattttatgaaattttgacagtttaTAGACAAAAGCCTAAAGTTTTCTGGATCATACCTGTAATTTACCGGAGATGTCTGAAAGTTGacgaaaattaactttttttttttttgaaaacacgaattttaaaaagtcaattttgatgttattttagctatttaaaaaagttctagCTGATATCCTTTCCAAGTGCAGTAATGTCTATGTCAGGTGAAAtaactttattcaattttactagttgatagaaaaatactttaagcATTTTGAGGGCTcagagttgatatttttacaaaataaaatggacaGACACACTTccaataaaccttgataacaaatcattcattcataaaaaagactgaacacccgcattgaatactacttgatgccaatgataaacactgatatttgaattaaatcaaagtaattcctAAAAATTGTctataataaggaaaaaaaagattgtataaggatgtaataacatatttttaatacattttagggtcactGTATAGTAAAACAAGGCAATTTAGCGATAAAATCACTATAGGCGGTAAGGTTTCTACTTATTGACcacattttgacatccaatagttcataATTTccattaatatgattaaaaaaagggttTCCTATGTCTTAAAACTTGGTTTGTTAGGCCCTcgaaatggccgacatcaaccaTGCTGACGTAACATGTAAACGTTCTATATTAGATCCGCTCCAATCAGCTGTGATAGGAAAGATATTGGCAGGAATTACCCTGATGTCGATTCTCAACTCacctccgagtccaacaagaacttacacgTATAACTCCCGAGTAATCCCTCATTTTTACtcttcatgagcacactcactagcgaattactttatacttcaaCGTTCTCTCtcaagaattatatattaatgatagcAGCTTTGGGAAATCAAGAACCCTGCTCAGATTACGAACTAGAAAAAGCTGCTCTCAcattctaggacatattttatactgctctattttactatatacattaaatttactATCATGCTATATGACTGAGACTGATTAGCTAGATTCGGGTTTAGTATGTTCATGTAGGTATCCCTGAATTATATGATCATTTAGGAAACGTACTagcctattttgaaataaatgaccatattttgCAAATcgataatatgtaattttactGGATATGCaagtattatcatttattatttcgaGGAATTCCTGACATCAAGTTCCATTATTATATCACTTATCAGCAATGGATTGAATATAGAAAAGAGCAACTGACGTACGGTAGGAAGACATACAATTTATTTGAGCCAATGAGAAGGAACCTTGGCTTTATAAGGGACGAATCAGTTAAAAGATACATGTTTATATATAGAGGTGGATCATTAGGAGATCATTCCCCCTCCTccatttctttcttcttctttttttaagtctttctctttcttttggagttgttctttttaataattcctACAGACTACTAAGTAACTATGTGTAGCAGCTTTGGACTGCGTTTCTTGGAAGGGGGTAAAGaagtttaatttcaatttgaGGTGGATTAGCCTTGCCTTTTGGGATAAAGTAGGAAAAATGGATAAGATGACTCGACTCCGTGCGAGTTTTCGTTCTTCCACCCGacgaaagaagaagaagaaggaggaagATGTGATGGAGGATGAGGATGGAATGGACGTTGCCTACCAGGAAATCGAATTAGAACTCCGTCCTAACGAAAGGTATCGCCCCACGGATCTGCGCATTCACTTTTCAGTTCCAGAGGCGGGAATTGAGGTCCTTTCAGAGGCGCCTTCCCCTTGGGAACCCTCCATGAAGTCCTCTTTGAACGGTGCGTCCGTGTGGGTGCCGCCCTTTTCCATTAAAGTGCCGTGGACAGAGCATTTGGACGCATTCTTCCTCCTGGAggattttaagaagaaaaagccAAAGTCCCTCGCTAAAACCCGCATCTCTCTTAAAGATTTTGCTCTCAATCCCCCGATGAGACTCAAATTAAGACCCCTATCCCGAAAAATCCTTTCTGCAACCCTGAATTTAAGCTACATGAAGCCGCCTGCTAAAGATACTTTCCTCATCTCTAATGCTCCACTTGAGTCACTCTCTCTGGCAGAGGAAGATCTTTCCTCGGAAGTTAGCCCTAAATCCATGGATGTCACGTCAATTACAGATCATCCCTCACTGGAGAACATACCTGATATCCCTTATAAAGAGTCTCCAAGCAAGAAGACAGAGAGTCCTAAAGTCATTCCCTTTGAACACAAAGGAGACTCGGAGACAAAGTCATCATCATCTCTTGGTGAAAGCGAGTCTAGAGAGAGCACGAGTAATAGATGTCGTAGTCCACCGGCTACACTCCAACCCTTGGAATCCCCGTCTCGGAATTTATCTTCTGCTACTACTATGAATAATTCCATGTATCGTTCTTTTTCTCATACAAAAAGCACTGCTACACTCAAATCCATTGATAGTTCTCCAAATAGTTTGCCTCTCATTTCTGCCAAAACTGAACCTTCCTCCCTACAACAGAGCTCCTCCATCTCTATTGAGCCACCAAAGGCTCCGTCTGtgtcaaaagagaaaaaagcaGATTTCATTCCATTATTTCCTAATTCTACCGATGATGAAGATCGATCTGATCTAGTGGTGATCCCTGATAGTCTTCTAATAGTTCCAAACAACCAAAGAGACCTCGTACCCTCACCCACTCGTTTTGATGATGACGAACTTTTAGAGTGGGCAAAGTTTCGTTTGAGCCATTCAGATCGAATTAAAATTACTAATCTAACTAGTTCATGGAGGAACGGCGTTGGCTACTGTGTTTTACTCCATTCCAAATATCCGGATTTAATTCTTTTGAATAGTCTGGAGAATCATAATCATGAATCAAATCGAAAGTTGGCCTCAGACGTTGTTGAGTTTCTTGGAGGAAAGCCCCTCTGTTCAACTCCATCTTTGACTCCTTCTAAAGATGACATTATTCAattcttaaaagaaataaagaaaattttatcatCAGATAGTGGAGCACCTCCTCCAAGTGctgaagaaatcaaaaaatggaaGGAACAGTCTATATGGTTTCATAAAACGGAGGACGAAACGGATTCCAGTCCATCGACCCCTAGTATTTTTGAACAATCCAAAGAGTCTAGTcccgaaaataataatttgaatggTAGGCCTAACATGGAAAGTCCATCTAAAAACGAAAAAGCGAAGAAATTAATTCAGGAAGCCCACTCCAATTATCAAGTCACATTCAGACGAAATAAGAGTCCCACTTCTCCAGGTCCACCCCCGCCTGAAGTGAGGCAGTCAGTCATTcttctgaaaaatgaattgacTTCTCTTTCGGAAGAAGAGGAGCGAATTAAACGGGAGAAAAATGAACTTGAAATCCAACTGCGGAATGAAGTTGGCTCGAACTCCGTTTCTCATAATCTTCATAACAAGAAGCTTAAGCGGTGGATAGAGCTAGTCAACGAGCGACATTCCCTTGTACGTCGTCAAATGCAACTCAATATCAAGGAAAAAGAAAGTCATATCAATGGCAAACTGGAGGAACTTCGAACGCGTTTGCATGAATTTGAAGAGATCAGTGAGTCCCTCAAAACAGAGGAAATGAGAAATGAGGAACAGGCCCTCCTTGAAAAACTGGTTGCAACAGTGAATGAGAAAAATGAGTTGGTACATCATTTGGATAATGAAGAGAAGGCCATAGATGAGGATTTAAGGATCAAAACCATGCTTGAGGAACAAACCCTCTCCGGGAAtagtttaaatacaattaataatttaaaaatcgcTGGTGTTGGAACTGACGAATGTGTCATTCAGTGAATGAATTACGTATTCAACatgtaactttttatatacTACTTACCTATTAGAAGATCTATTATTTAAGAGATTGTTTTATTAGAAAATCAAATCCATAAGGGATTTGACTTctttactataattattattattactagattgacttgttatttattatatatatatctatataatcatCATCATCCAAATTTGACCTTTCTTATTTATCCCacttacaatttataattctaaataCCCATTGCTATACAACATATTAAGTAATTGTTATgcatactttatatatattttatataaatattgcacCCTTgctataatgattattattttgtccTACAGATGAACAACTATTATtactattgttaatttttattgagcATTAATTCTTCAAGTGAGGGAAGGGCTTGGCTTTTACGTAAATTTCTAGATCTCGGATtttatcgtttatttttttttttacttccaaataatatataaatttaaatatagctaaaagttttttgttttttttgtaaatctaatTGATTTATGGCTTAAAATGCATATTTCTACTACTATGACTAAACGTATATAAATACTTGTAGAACACTAATGACCTTCTTGTTGatttatttgtctttaaaaaatattttcccgaattcattatattacatattatcgTTCTAGAACACTTTGccgaaaaaatatacatgtattttatgatgattcatgctgcaaaTCAGTCGGTACATAAAATGTCCGACTCCGACACACAATGTTACAACATTATATTCCATAGCTTATATAGTCATTTGAGTGtagataaatatagatttaatttatagctggcaagtataaagaatatatttggaATACAAGATAATTAACATGTAACaaataaaatggattaaaaGTTATATGGCTTATACCTATTGGCTGCTAGTTCATTGATAAGTTTTAGAACATAATTTGTGCACTCATAAGCAATGCACGACAATGCACACAATCTTTCACTGCAACTGTTAACTGATaagacattgactattcacaataTTAGTATGGCTAGTGGCGACATAATAATACTTTAGAGGTGTAGGgaaattgtgattgtatagaccATGGATCTCCAACGAGCGGGCCCCTTAATTTTTAAGATCGGCCTACTACTctttctcacttcaagtagtagtatttttttaacaaaatggtCACATTATACTTGAAACGAGTAGAACGCGCATAATACGgtgtaataatgaaaaatatttgacgtcaTCTCGTATTTCTGAGACTTTAAAAGCAGGGGTGTACGTAGGGGGGTTGTAGCCCTttcccaaataaaggaatttgtgaaaaattatcgaaattaggtttctctttaaaaaaggtaattcgatgatttaaaaaaaacaactgtggACGACCCTAAACAGGATTGCCAGATCGGCCTAAATTCGacgtaaatttgtatttaatagttttgaagccatttttcatgacatttaatttaatagattcTGTGGCTGTGGCccattaaaacatttcaaatggCAATGTGgtccataatattaaaatgttggaCATCCTCGGTATAGACtatagaaaaggatataaatttttgagttaaacttataagtttttacaatttagaaaaaaaaactatagaaaCACTCATTGTAAGCCTTaaattacactatgcaacaaaataaagGACTTGGAGCGCCCCCAGGCTGAACCCcacatttgttattattattacttaagcCATAGTACACGAATTTgatcattaaaactttcaaagaaTGTAGGTTTGTCCTTTATagccttataaaaaaatcaagtttttagggtatagctatgattcagtgccatattttgacatgaaagacctatatagatgaaaatcaaatcaaataacaaattgatataaacattcagcatttgaaaaaatgaaatattttttaattcatcttgattacaattaatgaaaaatgtatattactactaaaaatcgagtaaaatgaagtattttacTTAGAAGCgaatatctttgtttattttttcttcaaatgctttatatccTAGTTGAAGttacattttaagtttttttaagttgcatttaaaaaaaggtcgattttgattgttttttggtctattttaattttaatatttattaaagaatttccataaaataacctaaaatgaatcaaaatcgacctttcttttttaaattatattaaatttatatactaggacataaaacatttgaagaaaaaataaaaaagatattcggTTCTAAGCAAGgtacttcattttactcgatttttagTAGTAATATACatgttttattcattgtaatcaagataagttaataaataattcctttttcaaatgctcaatgtttgtatcaatttgttatttaatttgattttcatatgaaaaatgaataagtcattaaatatgtcaaaatctataccctaaaaacttgatttttttaaaaagactttaaaggccaaacctacatttttttgaaagttttaatgctcattttcgtgttctacggctttaacaacaataataacTGTGAGTTTCAGCATGCGTGCAAGAATGTTGTAAGAATTCTTCATAAATGTTCATGTTCATATTAGATTTCATggctgaatattttttgtattgccTTTGGAAGGgtttatgttcctttaaataGTGTAAGCTTCTCGTTTAATGACAAACACATCTTGAGAATTATAGAATAAGAgatgatcattaattaatgaacacttaataatttcGATTCACGGCAAATGATTACACATTTTATCTtctaaaattggaataaaaggGATGGGAATCACAGAGCATGAatcttcatcaaatatatatatttattttttcggcAAAGTATTTGCGTACGATTACCTACTCCAATGTAAGTTCATTATTTCAATGAAGCGTGCTCCTGAGtcacaatttcataaaattccTTGAAGCTCAACTCTTTGTCCTCATGTTTTCCTCGGAGAGTCTGATAAATGTCATCTGGGAAATAGTGCCGGAGCTTGAAGAGCGGAATAACACCCCTACCTGTTGGATCCAGTACTCGAAACACTTCTTTCAGCTCATTGGCTGAATCTCTATATGATACAAACATGTTCATAAAGTGAATAAACTCTCCTATGTCTAATGTTTCATTTGCATCCACGTCGACTTTTGAAATCATCACAGCTATTTGGATTTCACtgaaatttagttattattgtttattaactattgtaatagtttcaattaaaaatatgatgattatagaatattttaacatttagtTTACACAGATTTGTTGTCGTAATAAGAATTTCTGATCATTGCTAAAGActatcttaaatatatactatttttaatttaatttaatttttgaaatttcttgttaatagctatggatttatgaaattttgccccaaattttcatttaatttaaatttaattttttgaaattttttgagattttttgagaatagctaactttttggaaattcattttcaaaaaatttcatattttcttgcAGTTCAATATCCGGAACCACTGGAACCACTAAATTGATAAAGGAACAATCTTGCTGATTGGTCGttaaattgtacttttaaatatttgaatttaaaaaaaaatgatttttagtgtCATTATCTCTtgtttttccatattatttttcatccatCTCAGATATGTTTTGGGGATTGTATTTTGTTAAGCTAATTTTTTGGTTTAGTCATAATTAAGACTAAAAATATATGCCTATTGgggtttaaatatatatatattatattatcctCTGATCCCAATttctgtaaatccttcatttacaaCTATTCAtccaattttttgtttgtaacttgtacaaaattatataatacacctattaaataagtaattatattacagtattgataatttttggggctaagcctcCCTCCCaccaatgataaaaaatagtaaCGCTTTTGCTAGTAGGGGTTATTTTTGCTAATTACAGGGGCGTACgaaaggattatatatatatatttaaatttttaaaagcttcttagaaaataaatccttcaataaactgttttctcattaaatattttattgtagagGGATATTTTTTCCTAGTCCAAGACgtaaattccttcatttggtgGAGGGGGGAGGTTACAAGCCCCTCTGAATCATGCCAAATGATGAtcattcttctattttttataataaaacatggaattattaataaaaggatttatatattatgtattaaatagtCATTTGACGAGCACGTAAATGTATAATGCTCAAAATCAACACGTAATAATTACTAGAGAAATTGTGAACATGATCGAAATCCTCGTGAgcatgcattaaaaaataaaattatatccttaTAACCTGCTAGATATTACTGTTCTTATTAAATACTACCCTTATTTGAACATTCGAATGTATTAGCGAGCAAGGAACacccaaattttttataactatctAATCAGTAGTACGTCTATCAAAATTGACAACATATACttcactttttttctaatttacaaaCACTGACGAAGATTTAAGACAACTTTCACATCCCTAGTAACCAAGAATTAAGTTAAAACTTTctaactattaatatataaaaaataagtataaaggtaattttgatatttgttgcAAATctgtgtatttttaaagaataaagtgTGAATAATCTTAACCAATTCAAAATTAGGATCATTCTAAAGCGGCAAAAACTTCAATGATGggaaaatatgaatgtatgaaTCTAATACATTATGAAAAGAGTCATAAAGGTATTTACCTTGGATTGTAGCCTAGGATCCGTAGCAAATCTCGTAATTGCTTAGCGTTTAGCTTCCCTGTGGACTCTGAATCAgacat
Coding sequences within:
- the LOC121125785 gene encoding uncharacterized protein isoform X1, with the translated sequence MLLEDLPEEILHKIFTHLNEESLVNLNLAYNYQSDSIHRVITCLYNRFLRDISLRDYNLGRKFKDEGWSYETASMELIHKLFYKTQHLLHSDSLQANVVRSDLIGVVSNIDFPQRRVTSFVIYKEKAFLSLNDSSVESRNLNDLSKCMTVLLQPFDGVFPDYVLTKGCQIHLKDKLLGAADVRRQKLYLWNVETEFILSEININETGFPYDLKINSKNIFILSGFSLIIWKLDAQNGIKNNRPTIIPEFDQQDNWLERHSLQVSDDFVVTKSTCFEGPADVNYIHIRRCGPDGFIGPIIRNIVSSIGVSISEFCLSPDNILVICYRDRKMSFFPRQTIDVLNVSTGEIIHQIPTRRNFAILPVTWIGDNLYVKVVPKNQVGINVSIEKWNIKSNKFGTLEGVTLENIADLIDIGLSHIVKVFNVFPITPYLENTELEFHDYDEFSTFKIYGVIYNLWESIQIL
- the LOC121125785 gene encoding sex-regulated protein janus-A isoform X2, with protein sequence MSSPTQADKLETLSPVDIEAQGVFKYVLIEAYANDGDPNNIQTEVSKLLVRGYSRAEYHADIYEECEEKEIRDQGLDAQCLGGGRIIHTPKDKYLKVYGYSVAYGKADHSKAVELLQVKYPDYKIEQSDEGY
- the LOC121125780 gene encoding uncharacterized protein; the encoded protein is MDKMTRLRASFRSSTRRKKKKKEEDVMEDEDGMDVAYQEIELELRPNERYRPTDLRIHFSVPEAGIEVLSEAPSPWEPSMKSSLNGASVWVPPFSIKVPWTEHLDAFFLLEDFKKKKPKSLAKTRISLKDFALNPPMRLKLRPLSRKILSATLNLSYMKPPAKDTFLISNAPLESLSLAEEDLSSEVSPKSMDVTSITDHPSLENIPDIPYKESPSKKTESPKVIPFEHKGDSETKSSSSLGESESRESTSNRCRSPPATLQPLESPSRNLSSATTMNNSMYRSFSHTKSTATLKSIDSSPNSLPLISAKTEPSSLQQSSSISIEPPKAPSVSKEKKADFIPLFPNSTDDEDRSDLVVIPDSLLIVPNNQRDLVPSPTRFDDDELLEWAKFRLSHSDRIKITNLTSSWRNGVGYCVLLHSKYPDLILLNSLENHNHESNRKLASDVVEFLGGKPLCSTPSLTPSKDDIIQFLKEIKKILSSDSGAPPPSAEEIKKWKEQSIWFHKTEDETDSSPSTPSIFEQSKESSPENNNLNGRPNMESPSKNEKAKKLIQEAHSNYQVTFRRNKSPTSPGPPPPEVRQSVILLKNELTSLSEEEERIKREKNELEIQLRNEVGSNSVSHNLHNKKLKRWIELVNERHSLVRRQMQLNIKEKESHINGKLEELRTRLHEFEEISESLKTEEMRNEEQALLEKLVATVNEKNELVHHLDNEEKAIDEDLRIKTMLEEQTLSGNSLNTINNLKIAGVGTDECVIQ
- the LOC121125782 gene encoding calmodulin, striated muscle — protein: MKLKEYINVQIKNKQNMEYIYKNWISPILNGVSFRRRVDPSTRARPCLRVDTIHTHEDLACWCGCHPQEVNEIHRQKSNSALIQLFQMSDSESTGKLNAKQLRDLLRILGYNPSEIQIAVMISKVDVDANETLDIGEFIHFMNMFVSYRDSANELKEVFRVLDPTGRGVIPLFKLRHYFPDDIYQTLRGKHEDKELSFKEFYEIVTQEHASLK